In the Deltaproteobacteria bacterium genome, one interval contains:
- a CDS encoding 30S ribosomal protein S21 codes for MAQAPEPVFGKPIEVDVRDSLEKAMKILKQKMSKEGVLQEVKRRRFFEKPSVKKKRKMREARKRLRREMKRRSDSRS; via the coding sequence ATGGCTCAGGCACCGGAACCGGTATTCGGCAAGCCGATCGAGGTGGACGTCCGCGACAGCCTCGAAAAGGCGATGAAGATCCTCAAGCAGAAGATGTCCAAAGAGGGCGTGCTGCAGGAGGTCAAGCGGCGCCGCTTCTTCGAGAAGCCGAGCGTCAAGAAAAAGCGCAAGATGCGCGAAGCGCGCAAGCGCCTGCGCCGCGAGATGAAGCGGCGCTCGGACAGCCGCAGCTAG